The Burkholderia pyrrocinia genome includes a region encoding these proteins:
- a CDS encoding carbonic anhydrase, translated as MKDIIEGFLKFQRDAYPGRAALFRDLARSQNPRALFISCSDSRLVPELVTQREPGDLFVIRNAGNIVPSYGPEPGGVSASVEYAVAALRVTDVVICGHSDCGAMTAIATCQCMDHMPAVGHWLRYADSARVVNEARAHRSERERIDSMVRENVVAQLANLKTHPAVRLALEEGRLALHGWVYDIESGCIDAHDGATGRFVSLADHPDVRATPATLPVAA; from the coding sequence ATGAAGGACATCATCGAAGGCTTTCTGAAGTTCCAGCGCGACGCCTATCCGGGGCGCGCCGCACTGTTCCGCGATCTCGCGCGCAGCCAGAACCCGCGTGCGCTGTTCATCTCGTGCTCGGACAGCCGGCTCGTACCCGAACTCGTCACGCAGCGCGAACCGGGCGACCTGTTCGTGATCCGCAACGCCGGCAACATCGTGCCGTCGTACGGCCCCGAGCCGGGCGGCGTGTCGGCATCGGTCGAGTATGCGGTGGCCGCGCTGCGCGTGACCGACGTCGTGATCTGCGGCCATTCCGATTGCGGCGCCATGACCGCGATCGCGACCTGCCAGTGCATGGACCACATGCCGGCCGTCGGCCACTGGCTGCGCTACGCCGATTCGGCGCGCGTCGTGAACGAGGCGCGCGCGCATCGCAGCGAACGCGAGCGGATCGACTCGATGGTGCGCGAGAACGTCGTCGCGCAACTCGCGAACCTGAAGACGCACCCTGCCGTGCGGCTCGCGCTCGAGGAAGGGCGTCTCGCGCTGCACGGCTGGGTCTACGACATCGAATCGGGCTGCATCGATGCCCATGACGGCGCGACCGGCCGGTTCGTTTCCCTGGCGGACCATCCCGACGTCCGCGCCACGCCCGCGACGCTCCCCGTCGCGGCCTGA
- the cynR gene encoding transcriptional regulator CynR, giving the protein MLLRHITYFLAVAEHRSFTRAAAALHVSQPALSQQIRQLEETLGAQLFDRTGRVTRLTDAGDVYFRYARQALHDLAEGRRAIHDVQDLSRGSLRIAVTPTFTSYLVGPLVEAFHGRYPEVSLSVREMSQERIEALLVDDELDVGIAFEDVQTADIEVETLLVETLALVVNRRHALAGKRKAGLRALHDAPLVLLTAEFATRTQIDRYFREHDVRPRVLMEANSLGAVIEIVRRTHLATLLPATIATGHDDLVAVALDPAVLRRTAVLLQRKGAYRSAAARAFVELALAQGAGPARRTR; this is encoded by the coding sequence ATGCTGCTGCGCCATATCACCTACTTCCTGGCCGTTGCCGAACACCGCAGCTTCACGCGCGCGGCCGCCGCGCTGCACGTGTCGCAGCCCGCGCTGTCGCAGCAGATCCGCCAGCTCGAGGAGACGCTCGGCGCGCAACTGTTCGACCGCACCGGGCGCGTCACACGGCTGACGGATGCCGGCGACGTGTATTTCCGCTATGCGCGGCAGGCGCTGCACGATCTCGCGGAAGGCCGGCGCGCCATTCACGATGTGCAGGATCTCAGCCGCGGCTCACTGCGGATCGCGGTCACGCCGACTTTCACGAGCTATCTCGTCGGGCCGCTCGTCGAGGCGTTTCACGGCCGCTATCCGGAGGTGTCGCTGTCGGTGCGCGAGATGTCGCAGGAGCGCATCGAGGCGCTGCTCGTCGACGACGAGCTCGATGTCGGCATCGCGTTCGAAGACGTACAGACGGCGGATATCGAAGTGGAAACGCTGTTGGTCGAAACGCTCGCGCTCGTCGTGAATCGTCGGCACGCGCTCGCCGGGAAACGCAAGGCCGGCCTGCGCGCCCTGCACGACGCGCCGCTCGTGCTGCTGACCGCCGAGTTCGCGACGCGCACGCAGATCGACCGTTATTTCCGCGAGCATGACGTGCGGCCGCGCGTACTGATGGAGGCGAATTCGCTGGGTGCGGTGATCGAGATCGTGCGCCGCACGCACCTCGCGACGCTGCTGCCCGCGACGATCGCGACCGGGCACGACGATCTCGTCGCCGTCGCGCTCGACCCGGCCGTGCTGCGACGCACGGCCGTGTTGCTGCAGCGCAAGGGCGCGTACCGGAGCGCGGCTGCGCGCGCGTTCGTCGAGCTGGCGCTCGCGCAGGGGGCGGGACCGGCCAGACGCACGCGATGA
- a CDS encoding amidase family protein, with protein sequence MEQQLWRLSATEMTALVARRDVSSKELVQSCLQRLEDVNPRINAIVDVLADSALSAAAAADDAIARREPIGPLHGVPVTVKVNVDMAGFATSNGVNAFADLVAREDSPVVSNLRKAGAIIIGRNNAPAFSYRWFTDNDLYGRTLNPWHPGLTPGGSSGGAAAAVAAGIGPIAHGNDLGGSIRYPAYACGVAGLRPTAGRVPAYNPTQSKDRTLAVQLASVQGPLARTIGDLRLALSAMAAGDSRDAWWMPVAPAGDDASFPTRVAVCASLPGVPTDDAVTDTVRQAARWLEDAGCVVEEVVPPRMNEASELWLALVTNEATAGLDKTIDAYGDQAIRTAFASQRSVAPRLDLAGYMNGLAQRTGLLREWHAFFEQYPLLLMPVSCQRPFAIDEDQRGDAAFRRILDAQGPLLSTALLGLPGLSVPTGVRDGVPMGVQIAAGRFQEALCLAAGEAIEARAGICTPIDPVDAARQEAR encoded by the coding sequence GTGGAACAGCAACTGTGGCGCCTGAGCGCGACCGAGATGACGGCGCTCGTCGCGCGCCGGGACGTGTCTTCGAAGGAGCTCGTGCAGAGTTGCCTGCAGCGGCTCGAGGACGTCAATCCAAGGATCAACGCTATCGTCGATGTGCTCGCCGACAGCGCGTTGTCGGCCGCCGCGGCGGCCGATGACGCGATTGCGCGACGCGAGCCGATCGGCCCGTTGCACGGTGTGCCGGTCACCGTCAAGGTGAACGTCGACATGGCCGGCTTCGCGACGAGCAACGGCGTGAACGCCTTCGCGGACCTTGTCGCGCGCGAGGACAGCCCCGTAGTGTCGAATCTGCGCAAGGCCGGCGCCATCATCATCGGGCGCAATAACGCACCGGCATTCTCGTATCGCTGGTTCACCGACAACGACCTGTACGGCCGCACGCTGAACCCGTGGCATCCGGGGCTGACGCCAGGCGGGTCAAGCGGCGGCGCCGCCGCGGCCGTCGCGGCGGGTATCGGCCCGATCGCACACGGCAACGATCTCGGCGGATCGATCCGCTACCCGGCCTACGCTTGCGGCGTCGCCGGGCTGCGACCGACGGCGGGACGCGTCCCGGCTTACAACCCGACCCAGTCGAAGGACCGGACGCTCGCTGTCCAGCTCGCGTCGGTTCAGGGGCCGCTGGCACGCACGATCGGCGACCTGCGTCTTGCGCTGTCGGCGATGGCCGCGGGCGATTCGCGCGACGCGTGGTGGATGCCCGTCGCGCCGGCCGGCGACGACGCATCGTTTCCCACGCGCGTGGCCGTCTGTGCATCGCTCCCGGGCGTGCCGACCGACGACGCAGTGACCGACACGGTGCGTCAGGCTGCACGCTGGCTCGAAGATGCCGGATGCGTGGTCGAAGAGGTCGTCCCGCCGAGGATGAACGAAGCGAGCGAACTGTGGCTTGCCCTCGTCACCAACGAGGCGACGGCGGGGCTGGACAAGACGATCGACGCGTACGGTGACCAGGCAATTCGCACCGCGTTCGCGAGCCAGCGAAGTGTCGCGCCCCGGCTCGACCTGGCCGGCTACATGAACGGCCTTGCACAACGCACGGGCCTGCTGCGCGAATGGCACGCTTTTTTCGAGCAGTATCCGTTGCTGCTGATGCCCGTCTCGTGCCAGCGGCCGTTTGCCATCGACGAGGATCAGCGAGGCGACGCCGCGTTCCGGCGCATTCTCGACGCGCAAGGCCCGTTGCTCTCGACCGCGCTCCTCGGCCTGCCGGGACTGTCCGTGCCGACCGGTGTTCGCGACGGCGTGCCGATGGGGGTTCAGATCGCCGCGGGCCGGTTCCAGGAGGCGCTGTGCCTCGCGGCCGGCGAAGCGATCGAGGCGCGCGCGGGCATCTGCACGCCGATCGATCCGGTCGACGCAGCGCGGCAGGAGGCGCGATAG
- a CDS encoding ABC transporter permease subunit, with translation MRTSASTPSAPVSSGAASTGAGRARPSRFAALSRFLPSGRSVAIGVPFLWLAVFFALPFVLVLKISFADQVMGIPPYTLLVEFKDGVVHFAMQLSHYAFLLQDDLYIATYLSSLKMAAVSTVLCLLIGYPMAYYIARAEPNRRNVLMMAVMLPFWTSFLIRVYAWIGILKDDGLLNHTLIALGIIHTPLRLYHSDAGVYIGMVYSYLPFMVMPLYAHLVKMDLTLLEAAYDLGAKPWVAFTRITLPLSRNGIIAGSLLVFIPAVGEYVIPELLGGADTLMIGRVMWDEFFNNMDWPMASAVTVAMVMLLLVPMALFQYYQVKELEEAK, from the coding sequence ATGAGAACCTCCGCTTCCACTCCGTCCGCGCCGGTGTCGTCCGGCGCCGCGAGCACCGGCGCAGGCCGGGCCCGCCCGAGCCGCTTCGCCGCGCTGTCGCGTTTCCTGCCGTCGGGCCGCAGCGTTGCGATCGGCGTGCCGTTCCTGTGGCTCGCAGTCTTCTTCGCGCTGCCGTTCGTGCTGGTGCTGAAGATCAGCTTCGCCGACCAGGTGATGGGCATCCCGCCGTACACGTTGCTCGTCGAGTTCAAGGACGGCGTCGTGCACTTCGCGATGCAGCTGTCGCACTACGCGTTCCTGCTGCAGGACGACCTGTACATCGCGACCTACCTCAGCTCGCTGAAGATGGCCGCCGTGTCGACGGTTCTGTGCCTGTTGATCGGTTACCCGATGGCGTACTACATCGCGCGTGCCGAGCCGAACCGGCGCAACGTGCTGATGATGGCCGTGATGCTGCCGTTCTGGACGTCGTTCCTGATCCGCGTGTACGCATGGATCGGCATCCTGAAGGACGACGGCCTGCTGAACCACACGCTGATCGCGCTCGGCATCATCCACACGCCGCTGCGGCTGTATCACAGCGATGCGGGCGTCTATATCGGCATGGTCTATTCGTACCTGCCGTTCATGGTGATGCCGCTGTACGCGCACCTGGTGAAGATGGACCTCACGCTGCTCGAGGCCGCGTACGACCTCGGCGCGAAGCCGTGGGTCGCGTTCACGCGGATCACGCTGCCGCTGTCGAGGAACGGGATCATCGCCGGCAGCCTGCTGGTGTTCATCCCGGCAGTGGGCGAGTACGTGATTCCGGAACTGCTCGGCGGCGCGGACACGCTGATGATCGGCCGCGTGATGTGGGATGAATTCTTCAACAACATGGACTGGCCGATGGCGTCCGCGGTGACGGTCGCGATGGTGATGCTGCTGCTGGTGCCGATGGCGCTGTTCCAGTACTACCAGGTCAAGGAACTGGAGGAAGCGAAATGA
- a CDS encoding ABC transporter permease subunit has protein sequence MIKPSKPLSTGVLAFGFLFLYIPIISLVVYSFNESKLVTVWSGFSLKWYAALWQDDELLTAAWLSLKIGLLTATASVVIGTWAGFVLARFGRFKGFTLYTGMINAPLVIPEVIQGISLLLLFVALEQMFGWPKGRGMLTIWIGHVMLCVSYVAIIVQSRVKEMNKSLEEAALDLGATPLKVFFVVTLPLISQALLSGWLLSFTLSIDDLVLSAFLSGPGSTTLPLVVFSRVRLGLNPEMNALATLFITAVTVGVIVVNRMMIARERRRVADMKAAFAVA, from the coding sequence ATGATCAAGCCGAGCAAACCGCTGTCGACGGGCGTTCTCGCCTTCGGGTTCCTGTTCCTGTACATCCCGATCATCAGCCTGGTCGTGTACTCGTTCAACGAGTCGAAGCTGGTGACGGTGTGGTCGGGCTTCTCGCTGAAGTGGTACGCGGCGCTGTGGCAGGACGACGAGTTGCTGACGGCCGCGTGGCTGTCGCTGAAGATCGGCCTGCTGACGGCCACCGCGTCGGTCGTGATCGGCACGTGGGCGGGCTTCGTGCTGGCGCGCTTCGGCCGCTTCAAGGGCTTCACGCTGTACACGGGGATGATCAACGCGCCGCTGGTGATTCCGGAGGTGATCCAGGGCATCTCGCTGCTGCTGCTGTTCGTTGCGCTGGAGCAGATGTTCGGCTGGCCGAAGGGGCGCGGGATGCTGACGATCTGGATCGGTCACGTGATGCTGTGCGTGTCGTACGTGGCGATCATCGTGCAGTCGCGCGTGAAGGAGATGAACAAGTCGCTGGAGGAGGCCGCGCTCGATCTGGGGGCGACGCCGCTGAAGGTGTTCTTCGTGGTGACGCTGCCGCTGATCTCGCAGGCACTGCTGTCGGGCTGGCTGCTGTCGTTCACGCTGTCGATCGACGACCTGGTGCTGTCGGCGTTCCTGTCGGGGCCCGGGTCGACGACGCTGCCGCTGGTGGTGTTCTCGCGCGTGCGGCTGGGGCTGAACCCGGAGATGAACGCGCTGGCGACGCTGTTCATCACGGCCGTGACGGTCGGCGTGATCGTCGTGAACCGGATGATGATCGCGCGCGAACGACGCCGGGTGGCCGACATGAAGGCGGCGTTCGCGGTGGCGTGA
- the cynS gene encoding cyanase: MIQSQHSQTARHALAETVVLAKARNNLSFAQLTEGTGLSEAFVTAALLGQHPLPADAARVVADKLGLDDDAVLLLQTIPLRGSIDDRVPTDPTIYRFYEMLQVYGTTLKALVHEKFGDGIISAINFRLDVKKVDDPEGGSRAVITLDGKYLPTKPF, translated from the coding sequence ATGATCCAGTCCCAACACAGTCAGACTGCCCGCCACGCGCTTGCGGAGACCGTCGTCCTCGCGAAGGCGCGCAACAACCTGTCGTTCGCGCAGCTCACCGAAGGCACGGGCCTCAGCGAAGCGTTCGTCACGGCCGCGCTGCTCGGCCAGCATCCGTTGCCGGCCGACGCGGCGCGCGTCGTCGCCGACAAGCTCGGTCTCGACGACGACGCGGTGCTGCTGCTGCAGACGATCCCGCTGCGCGGCAGCATCGACGATCGCGTACCGACCGATCCGACCATTTACCGCTTCTACGAAATGCTGCAGGTGTACGGCACGACGCTGAAGGCGCTCGTCCACGAGAAGTTCGGCGACGGCATCATCAGCGCGATCAATTTCCGGCTCGATGTGAAGAAGGTCGACGATCCCGAAGGCGGTTCGCGCGCGGTGATCACGCTCGACGGCAAGTACCTGCCGACCAAGCCGTTCTGA
- a CDS encoding LysR substrate-binding domain-containing protein, translated as MKDHHLKAWLALVETGSIRGAARQLRLSQAAVTKAIRELEQDLEAPLISRSTRGVTLTECGQQLTVRARLAHAQLALARQDIRHILGGKHGHVSVAVTPIVFIGVLPAVIERFRKRMPLANLTVEEGMMPHILHAMRDGSIDFAVAAPAEEEIGSEFQFEPLKRLETVVACRRGHPRATATEWDRLVDCTWVMNLSPGSQHSNWLDHLRRAQHALPASIVRVSSFGVGWNLMTRSDALLACPAGMLDVEPYGAQASRIPLRMALPPLTLGILKLRDAPLSLAAEMLVELFRQEFEN; from the coding sequence ATGAAGGATCACCACTTGAAGGCGTGGCTTGCGCTGGTTGAAACCGGCAGCATTCGCGGAGCGGCACGACAGCTTCGCTTGAGCCAGGCGGCGGTCACCAAGGCGATTCGCGAGCTGGAGCAGGACCTGGAGGCGCCGCTGATATCGCGCAGCACGCGCGGCGTCACGCTGACGGAGTGCGGTCAGCAACTTACCGTGCGTGCACGGCTCGCCCATGCGCAACTGGCGCTGGCTCGCCAGGATATCCGGCACATTCTCGGCGGCAAGCATGGACATGTTTCGGTCGCCGTGACGCCGATCGTATTTATCGGTGTGCTGCCTGCCGTGATCGAGCGCTTTCGCAAGCGCATGCCGCTCGCGAACCTCACGGTCGAGGAAGGGATGATGCCGCACATCCTGCACGCGATGCGCGATGGCTCGATCGATTTTGCGGTGGCCGCCCCGGCGGAAGAGGAAATCGGAAGCGAGTTCCAGTTCGAACCGCTGAAAAGACTGGAAACCGTGGTGGCATGCCGGCGCGGGCATCCGCGCGCGACAGCCACCGAATGGGACCGCCTCGTCGACTGCACATGGGTCATGAACCTGTCGCCAGGCAGCCAGCACAGCAACTGGCTCGACCATCTGCGCAGAGCGCAGCATGCGCTCCCGGCCTCCATCGTCAGGGTCAGTTCGTTTGGCGTCGGCTGGAACCTGATGACACGCAGCGATGCGTTGCTCGCATGTCCGGCCGGCATGCTCGACGTCGAGCCCTACGGCGCGCAGGCAAGCCGGATACCGCTGCGCATGGCGCTCCCGCCGCTGACGCTCGGCATTCTCAAGCTGCGCGATGCGCCGCTGTCGCTGGCCGCGGAGATGCTGGTCGAGCTATTCAGACAGGAATTCGAGAACTGA
- a CDS encoding type VI secretion system Vgr family protein → MNSQELVRAISGGLFQQARLLKLDTPLGQNVLLPQTVHGVSRLGRDFTLTVDAVSTRDTIKLKKLIAQPVTLWIEQQGDTYLPWHGYVQTARRLGFDGGITAYQIRVMSWLGFLRYRRDQRIWQDRTADEILTDVFNQHPQAGGMFRFALSAPLPNRSFCMQFEDDWNFVHRLHEDEGLFGYFEQASDGSHHTLVITDSLRALPATAPARVPFQRAAWGDETQALVQWSGTRTLQSSHYTTRTFDYKSPGTALNPKGTDVPTRPDQGDLPNQAEVYTYTGAYTYGAQGDGNRQSTIRMEEWESRAKRFHGIGGMRGIDAGRVFELTDHAAHPPAEQDGNRFAVVETVWWIRNNIPAALSHFPHGLAAQFEAMKAQLGDAARTMTVRHADGSEGFYLVEIEAQRQTVPFRSPFEHPKPEMHLQTATVAGPKGEEVHTDELNRIKVRFHWDRLNEGNERASCWLRVASSDTGGGYGSVHVPRIGEEVVVDWMSGDCDRPIVTARLYNGATKPQWHTDGILSGFRSKEYAGGGYNQLVMDDATGQNRSQLYSSTANSLLHVGYLIEQSGNTRGAYVGSGFDLRTDAYGAVRANQGLYVTTHPKAVSSQPLDVRETQQQLVGAESLLESLSDVSETHQADTLKPGRDALKTFTDATQQSVPGAASGGRTAGGGTGNANAFTQPVMLFGSPAGIGMASQQSLQMVADRHVNVVSGQNTHIAAGKSLVASVISSVSLFAQNAGMKLFAGKGKIEIRAHDDNVELTAQKAIKILAATEQIDVASKQPILLTSGGAYIRIGNGNIEIHAPGKVDFKGGDHSFSGPASTNYPLPRLPEGVCSECRRSAAKMKSALTPRT, encoded by the coding sequence ATGAATTCCCAAGAACTGGTTCGCGCGATCAGCGGCGGCCTGTTTCAGCAAGCTCGCCTGCTCAAGCTCGATACACCGCTGGGCCAGAATGTCCTGCTGCCCCAGACGGTTCACGGAGTATCGCGGCTGGGCCGCGATTTCACGTTGACGGTCGACGCAGTCTCCACCCGCGACACCATCAAACTGAAGAAGCTGATCGCGCAGCCTGTCACGCTGTGGATCGAACAGCAAGGCGACACCTATCTGCCGTGGCACGGCTACGTGCAGACCGCGCGCCGGCTCGGCTTCGACGGCGGCATCACCGCGTACCAGATCCGGGTCATGTCGTGGCTCGGGTTCCTCCGGTACCGCCGTGACCAGCGCATCTGGCAAGACCGCACCGCCGACGAAATCCTGACCGACGTTTTCAACCAGCATCCGCAAGCCGGCGGCATGTTCCGGTTCGCGCTCTCCGCACCGCTGCCGAACCGCTCGTTCTGCATGCAATTCGAGGATGACTGGAATTTCGTCCATCGCCTGCACGAGGACGAAGGCCTGTTCGGCTACTTCGAGCAGGCCAGCGACGGCTCGCACCACACGCTGGTGATCACTGATTCGCTCCGTGCACTGCCCGCCACCGCGCCGGCCCGCGTGCCGTTCCAGCGCGCGGCCTGGGGCGACGAAACCCAGGCGCTCGTCCAGTGGTCGGGCACGCGCACCTTGCAGAGCAGCCACTACACGACGCGCACGTTCGACTACAAGTCGCCCGGCACCGCGCTCAATCCGAAGGGCACCGATGTCCCGACCCGGCCGGATCAGGGCGACCTGCCGAACCAGGCCGAAGTCTATACGTACACGGGCGCCTATACGTACGGTGCGCAGGGCGACGGCAACCGCCAGTCGACCATCCGGATGGAAGAATGGGAATCGCGCGCGAAGCGATTCCACGGTATCGGCGGCATGCGCGGCATCGACGCTGGCCGGGTGTTCGAGCTGACCGACCATGCGGCCCATCCGCCGGCCGAACAGGACGGCAACCGGTTCGCCGTCGTCGAGACGGTCTGGTGGATCAGGAACAACATTCCGGCTGCGCTGTCGCATTTTCCGCATGGCCTGGCCGCGCAGTTCGAAGCGATGAAGGCGCAGCTCGGCGACGCGGCCCGCACGATGACCGTGCGCCACGCCGACGGCAGCGAGGGTTTCTATCTCGTCGAGATCGAGGCGCAGCGCCAGACGGTGCCGTTCCGCAGCCCGTTCGAACATCCGAAGCCCGAGATGCATCTGCAGACCGCGACCGTCGCGGGGCCGAAGGGCGAGGAAGTGCATACCGACGAACTTAACCGGATCAAGGTCCGGTTCCACTGGGATCGCCTGAACGAAGGCAACGAGCGCGCATCGTGCTGGCTGCGCGTCGCGTCGTCGGACACCGGCGGCGGGTACGGCAGCGTGCATGTGCCGCGCATCGGCGAGGAAGTGGTGGTCGACTGGATGTCCGGCGACTGCGACCGGCCGATCGTCACGGCCCGGCTCTACAACGGCGCGACCAAACCGCAATGGCATACGGACGGCATCCTGTCCGGCTTTCGCTCGAAGGAATACGCGGGCGGCGGATACAACCAGCTCGTGATGGACGACGCGACCGGGCAAAACCGCTCGCAGCTCTACAGCAGCACGGCGAACAGCCTGCTGCATGTCGGTTATCTGATCGAGCAGTCCGGCAACACACGCGGCGCGTACGTCGGCAGCGGCTTCGACCTGCGGACCGATGCATACGGCGCCGTGCGCGCGAACCAGGGCCTGTACGTCACCACGCATCCGAAAGCCGTGTCGAGCCAGCCGCTCGACGTGCGCGAGACGCAGCAACAGCTCGTCGGTGCCGAGAGCCTGCTCGAATCGCTGTCTGACGTGAGCGAGACGCATCAGGCCGACACGCTGAAACCCGGTCGCGACGCGCTGAAGACGTTCACCGACGCGACCCAGCAGAGCGTGCCCGGCGCGGCATCGGGCGGACGCACGGCCGGCGGCGGCACGGGCAACGCGAACGCGTTCACGCAGCCGGTGATGCTGTTCGGCAGCCCGGCCGGCATCGGGATGGCGAGCCAGCAATCGCTGCAGATGGTTGCCGACCGGCACGTCAACGTCGTCAGTGGCCAGAACACCCACATCGCGGCCGGGAAATCGCTGGTCGCGAGCGTGATCTCGTCGGTCAGCCTGTTCGCGCAGAACGCCGGAATGAAGCTGTTCGCCGGCAAGGGCAAGATCGAGATCCGTGCGCACGACGACAACGTCGAGCTCACCGCGCAGAAGGCCATCAAGATCCTCGCCGCGACCGAACAGATCGACGTCGCATCTAAGCAGCCGATCCTGTTGACGTCCGGCGGCGCGTACATCCGCATCGGCAACGGCAACATCGAGATCCACGCGCCCGGCAAGGTGGATTTCAAGGGCGGCGACCACAGCTTCTCGGGTCCGGCCAGTACCAACTACCCGCTGCCGCGCCTGCCTGAAGGCGTGTGTTCGGAATGCCGGCGCAGCGCCGCGAAAATGAAGTCCGCGTTGACGCCCCGCACATGA
- a CDS encoding DUF3311 domain-containing protein, which produces MAKFLIGLAVPYLGVLGLLPWVSSVDAYVFGVPFVYAWMFAWFVLTSACLFVCWRCFDKPAADAARLEV; this is translated from the coding sequence ATGGCCAAGTTCCTGATCGGCCTTGCCGTGCCTTATCTCGGCGTGTTGGGCTTGCTGCCCTGGGTCTCGTCCGTCGATGCCTACGTGTTCGGCGTGCCGTTCGTCTACGCATGGATGTTCGCGTGGTTCGTCCTGACGTCCGCGTGCCTGTTCGTCTGCTGGCGCTGTTTCGACAAGCCGGCGGCCGATGCGGCCCGGCTCGAAGTCTGA
- a CDS encoding nucleoside deaminase, producing the protein MDFVKRTIDLAMKNVEEGGRPFATVIVRNGEIVAESPNLVAQTSDPTAHAEILAVRDACRKLGTEHLTDCEIYILASPCPMCLGSLYYCSPKRVIYITTREDYAPFYRDDRKYFELDTFYAEFAKPIDARRLPMVQQKHRDAIGVYRRWNELNAK; encoded by the coding sequence ATGGATTTTGTGAAACGCACGATCGATCTTGCGATGAAGAACGTGGAAGAGGGCGGCCGCCCGTTCGCGACGGTGATCGTCCGCAACGGCGAGATCGTCGCCGAGAGCCCGAACCTCGTCGCGCAGACCAGCGACCCGACCGCGCACGCCGAGATTCTTGCGGTGCGCGACGCGTGCCGCAAGCTCGGCACCGAGCACCTGACCGACTGCGAGATCTACATTCTCGCGAGCCCGTGCCCGATGTGCCTCGGATCGCTGTACTACTGCAGCCCGAAGCGCGTGATCTACATCACGACGCGCGAGGATTACGCGCCGTTCTACCGCGACGACCGCAAGTACTTCGAGCTCGACACGTTCTATGCCGAGTTCGCGAAGCCGATCGACGCGCGGCGGCTGCCGATGGTGCAGCAAAAACACCGCGATGCGATCGGCGTTTACCGGCGCTGGAACGAACTGAACGCGAAATGA
- a CDS encoding ABC transporter ATP-binding protein: protein MLKPNDAFVRIENVVKKFGDSTAVDNVNLTIAKNELFALLGSSGCGKSTLLRMLAGLETATAGKIFVDGEDLASLPPYRRPVNMMFQSYALFPHMSVESNVAFGLKQEGTPKHEIKERVADALALVQMSKYAQRKPHQLSGGQQQRVALARSLVKRPKLLLLDEPMSALDKKIRQKTQLELVNIIEKVDVTCVMVTHDQEEAMTMASRLAVMSEGKIVQIGAPGEVYEFPNSRFSAEFIGSTNLFEGRVVEDEPDHIFVESDDLETRMYVSHGVTGPLGMPVGISVRPERVHVSREKPGSKHNWARGVVTDIAYMGSYSLYHVRLPSGKTVVSNLSSSHLLHDSAPAWNDDVFVSWSPASGVVLTQ from the coding sequence ATGCTCAAGCCGAACGACGCGTTCGTACGCATCGAAAACGTCGTGAAGAAATTTGGCGACAGCACGGCCGTCGACAACGTGAACCTGACGATCGCGAAGAACGAATTGTTCGCGCTGCTCGGCAGCTCGGGCTGCGGCAAGTCGACGCTGCTGCGCATGCTCGCCGGGCTGGAGACGGCCACCGCCGGCAAGATCTTCGTCGACGGCGAGGATCTCGCATCGCTGCCGCCGTACCGCCGCCCGGTCAACATGATGTTCCAGTCGTACGCGCTGTTCCCGCACATGTCGGTCGAATCGAACGTCGCGTTCGGCCTGAAGCAGGAAGGCACGCCGAAGCACGAAATCAAGGAGCGCGTGGCCGACGCGCTCGCGCTGGTGCAGATGAGCAAGTATGCGCAGCGCAAGCCGCACCAGCTCTCCGGCGGCCAGCAGCAGCGCGTCGCGCTGGCCCGCTCGCTGGTCAAGCGCCCGAAGCTGCTGCTGCTCGACGAGCCGATGTCCGCGCTCGACAAGAAGATCCGCCAGAAGACCCAGCTCGAACTCGTGAACATCATCGAGAAGGTCGACGTGACCTGCGTGATGGTCACGCACGACCAGGAAGAGGCGATGACGATGGCCAGCCGCCTCGCGGTGATGAGCGAAGGCAAGATCGTGCAGATCGGCGCGCCCGGCGAAGTGTACGAGTTCCCGAACAGCCGCTTCTCGGCCGAATTCATCGGCTCGACCAACCTGTTCGAAGGGCGCGTGGTCGAGGACGAACCCGATCACATCTTCGTCGAAAGCGACGACCTCGAAACGCGCATGTACGTGAGCCACGGCGTGACGGGCCCGCTCGGGATGCCGGTCGGCATCTCGGTGCGCCCGGAACGCGTGCACGTGTCGCGCGAGAAGCCGGGTTCGAAACACAACTGGGCGCGCGGCGTGGTGACCGACATCGCGTACATGGGCAGCTACTCGCTGTATCACGTGCGCCTGCCGAGCGGCAAGACGGTCGTGTCGAACCTGTCGAGCTCGCACCTGCTGCACGACAGTGCGCCGGCCTGGAACGACGACGTGTTCGTGTCGTGGTCGCCGGCGAGCGGCGTCGTGCTGACGCAGTGA